One Meles meles chromosome 11, mMelMel3.1 paternal haplotype, whole genome shotgun sequence DNA segment encodes these proteins:
- the LOC123952528 gene encoding olfactory receptor 1L4-like has protein sequence METKNYSSESGFILLGISSNPQLQKPLFAIFFIMYLVTIMGNILIILAIHSDSRLHTPMYFFLSNLSFTDICFTTVIMPKMLANLLSEMKAISFVGCLVQMYFFMACGNTDSYLLASMAIDRLVAICNPFHYDVVMNPRRCHLMLLASCTISHLHSLLRVLLMSRLSFCASHVIKHFFCDTQPVLKLSCSDTSSSQIVVMTETLAVIATPFLCILFSYLRIIVTVLRIPSAAGKWKAFSTCGSHLTVVALFYGSVIYVYFRPLSMYSVVKDRVATVMYTVVTPMLNPFIYSLRNKDMKRGLRKLRDRIHL, from the coding sequence ATGGAGACAAAGAACTACAGCAGCGAATCAGGCTTTATCCTCCTGGGCATCTCTTCCAACCCTCAGCTACAGAAACCCCTCTTTGCCATCTTCTTCATCATGTACCTGGTCACTATCATGGGCAACATACTCATCATCTTGGCCATACATTCTGACTCCCGACTCCATacccccatgtactttttcctcagcAACCTGTCCTTCACAGATATCTGCTTCACAACAGTCATTATGCCCAAGATGTTGGCAAATTTACTGTCAGAGATGAAGGCTATCTCCTTTGTGGGTTGCCTGGTCCAGATGTACTTCTTCATGGCCTGTGGGAACACTGACAGCTACCTGTTGGCCTCTATGGCCATAGACCGGCTGGTAGCCATCTGCAACCCCTTCCATTATGATGTGGTCATGAACCCACGGCGTTGCCACCTCATGCTGCTGGCTTCTTGCACCATCTCCCACCTGCACTCCCTGCTCCGGGTGCTACTCATGTCCCGCCTGTCCTTCTGTGCCTCCCATGTCATCAAGCACTTCTTCTGTGATACCCAGCCTGTGCTAAAGCTATCCTGCTCTGACACATCCTCCAGCCAGATAGTGGTCATGACCGAGACCCTGGCTGTCATAGCGACCCCCTTCCTGTGCATCCTCTTCTCCTACCTGCGAATCATCGTCACCGTGCTCAGAATTCCCTCTGCCGCTGGCAAGTGGAAGGCCTTCTCCACCTGTGGCTCCCACCTCACTGTCGTGGCCTTGTTCTATGGGAGTGTCATCTATGTCTACTTTAGGCCCCTCTCCATGTACTCAGTGGTGAAGGACCGGGTAGCCACAGTCATGTACACAGTAGTGACACCCATGCTGAACCCCTTTATCTATAGCCTGAGGAACAAAGATATGAAGAGGGGTTTGAGGAAATTAAGGGACAGAATTCACTTGTAG